A window of Chloroflexota bacterium genomic DNA:
GAGCAATTTGTTTCTCATATTATCCAGCGCGTATTACGCGATCGTCAACCCGAACTGGCCTCGCTGGAACGCGATACAACCATGCTCGAAAAAATTTCACCGCCGTTCCCACGCATTTCCTATGATGAAGCCGTTGAAATCTTAGCGAAACTACATGCGGAAACCGATGACCCCGAAGAAAAAGAACTCCTGGCCTTCGAGTGGGGCAGCGACTTTGGCGCACCCCACGAAACAGCCTTGACGCAACAATTCGAGAAGCCTGTTTTTGTGTATGGCTATCCCACTGTGGTGAAAGCCTTCTATATGGAACCCTGGCCTGGACGCCCTGAAGTGTGCAAGAGCGTTGATCTTTTAGCCCCCGAGGGATACGGCGAAATTATCGGCGGTAGTGAGCGCATCTCAAATCCGGAGAAATTGCTAGAACGCATTCACGACCACAATTTGCCCGAAGAAGCCTATCAATGGTATATTGATTTGCGTCACTTTGGCAGCGTGCCCCACAGCGGCTTTGGTCTGGGCATTGAACGCACGGTCTCGTGGATCTGTGGCATACATCATATCCGTGAAACAATCGCTTTCCCGCGTACCATCAATCGCGTATATCCCTAGTGACGAGTGAGCGTTTTAGCATAGAACAAACGTACCTTCCCACTCAATTTTTTTTGTGGTATAAGTTAAATACCCTGCTGTGTTCGTGATGCAGCCTTTGCGTTTTGAGCCAACACTTAACAATTACTGGCTCGAAATTACGTTCGTGACGCGATAGGCCTTGGCCAAGGCGGATCTAACGATGAGAGCCAATACCTGCGAGAGCAGGTTCAAAACTTAGCTGCACACGGCATGGTGGGGTTTCTTCTTTTCGGCAGAAAAAAAGACGGCTAATAGCCGTCTTTTTTTTTGGGACCGTGCTTATTAATTTGATTGCCAACGCACGCCACCCACATATTTTTGTATATTAATTTCTTCGCCTACTCAAAAATCTCAAAATAACCGCGATCTAACTCGTCATTTGCGAGATGGGCATACCGACTCGTGGTCTGAACATTGCTATGGCGGGCCAATTCTTGGGCAAGTTTGAGATTACCGCCCGAACCGCGTAGAACTGTTGTCACAAAATAATGACGGAAAGAATGTGGAGTTATCGTCCCCGCAGCCTGCTCGCCGAGCGCCTCTTGCACGCGCTGCTTGACAATATTGCGCCCTGTAGTAGTTGTCATGGGAAGCACTTTGCTGCCTGCGCGTTTATCATGGCGGGCAAAGAGGGGCAGGGAGGTCAGCGGGCGTCCAGAGGCGCCATCCAATTGCACGCGCGTGTTGAGATAAACTTTTAGCGCAGCTACAGCGCGCGATGAAAATCGCACAACTGCTTCTTTATCGCCCTTGCCAATGATAATCGCCCTGGCTTCGCTCCAATCTACATCGCCTCGCCGCATTCCACAGGCCTCGTGGACACGCAAGCCTGTGTCCGCCAGAGTCAATAAAAAGGCCCGGTCGCGCAAATGGCGAAGTTGCTCTCTTTCTCCTTCGAAGGGGAGATTAACCATATTAATTGCGTATAGTATTACTTTTTCAATATTTTCACGCGGGAATTGGGGCAATCGTTGACCAGGCCGGCGAGCGCGCTGTTTAATCAGCAGGCGCAGGCGGGGAAGGTTGATATCAGACAGTTTTTCAGCTGCCAGGTATTCATAAAAGCCAGTTGTTGCGGTGAGATACAGCCGTTCCGTGGCAGGCGCCGTATCCTTGAGCGCTGTAGCAAGCCACACAATGGCTTCTTCGCTGAGCTTTTCAATGGGCGTTTCTGCAGGCGGCAGTTTTTTTTCTTCCAGAATTTGCATAAAAACATTCAGAGCATTCGTATACGTGCGTGCAGTGTTCTCGCTACGCGACAGTTTCACGCTGTCTAAATAGGCCAAAGCAACCTGTATAATATTGTTCATGGCGATTCTCCAATTGTAATTTTAATACTTTCGATAATGATACTTATCGAAAGTAAAATCATTTTATCTCACAGACCATCCCCTGTCAAGGCAAAAAAGTAAAAATTTATAAAAAGGATTGCTTGGCGTAAATTAGAGAAAACCAACAGCGATAATTATAGCGATCTCTAATCTCATATTGAACAATTTTCTATTCAGCTCGTTCCCCTACCCCATTGGGCGAATAACTTGATTTTGCTGCTTTATCATTCACCATGGAAGATTTCTCTGAGCAGCATTTGCAAATAGTTCTGATGCATCTCGTTTTCCTTGATATTTGATATTATGTTACCATCGCACTACAATTATTCAATGTTTATTTATTTGGGATAATAAGAATTACATAGTGAGTGGATGGTTATGATTCAGGAAAACTCGCAAAAAACGGATATACCAGTGCAGTCAGATTTGCGTAGTCATATCGCAAATACGCTAACAACGATTGTGGATCGAAATTATATTTATACCAATTGCAATACTGCTTATTGTCAGGCAGTCAATAGAACTACGTCTGAAATAATTGGTCATTCTGTTGCGGAGATATGGGGAGCCAAGCAATTTGCTACCATGATCAAACATCGCTTTGAAGAGTGCTTCTCGGGTCAGGAAGTGCATGATTTTGTTTGGCTGAATATTCCTTCGCAGGGATGGCGCTATTCGCATGTACATTATCTGCCTTATCTGGATGCTACAGGAGCAATTACTCATGCTATCGTAATAACGCTCGATATTACTGCCCAAACCCGCACGGAAAGTGAAATTCAACTGCTCGCAAAATTCCCCAACGAAAACCCCAACCCGGTTATGAGGATTGCTAGCGAGGGGGCAATTATTTACGCAAACTCAGCAAGCCATGAATTGCTGGATTATTGGGGCTGTAAACTTGATGAACTCCTCCCCCTCGATTTGCGAAAGCTTGTAATCGAATGTCGCGAAGCAGGTCAGTCACGTAATCTTAACCTGGATATTAATGGGCGCTTTTTCACATTTACCCTCTTGCCAGTTGTCGACGCTGGCCATGTCAATATTTACGGGCGGGATATTAGTGCCCAAATTCAGGCTGAGCGACGCTATCATGTTTTGTTTGACAACGCTCCAAATGCCATCGTAGTCGCAGACCGGGCAGGCATCATCCAGCAAGTCAATCAACGAGTTGAGGCGCTATTTGGCCACACGCGAAGCGAATTGCTTGGAGAACATATTGACATACTCATTCCCGAAAATTTGCGTGAACGGCATCATTTGCATCACGACAAGTTCTATATAGCTCCCAACGAGCGAAAAGACGATCTCGGTATAGAACTCACTGCGCTCCATAAAAGTGGCGAGATCATTCCGGTTGAAATCAGCCTGAGCGCACTGGATACTCCTGAAGGCCAATTAGCTACGGTCATCATCCGCGATATTCGTGCTCGTAAACAAGCCGAAAGCGAAATAGTCAGGTTATCGCAAGTTGTTGAAGAAACCGCGGATGCTGTTGTGATTACTGACCGCGATGGTGTCATTCAATATGTCAATCCTGCTTTCGAATTAATGAGCGGCTATTCCAGCGCAGAATCAGTTGGCAACACGCCGCGGATTGTTAAGTCTGATAAACAAGGTGCCGCATTTTTCGAAATATTGTGGGGAACAATTCTCCAGGGAGATGCCTTCCGTGCCACAATCATCAATCAAAAGAAAAATGGCGAATTATTCTATGTTGATCAAGCCATCAATCCGATTTGTGATGAAAAAGGAATAATCACGCATTTTGTTTCAACGGCGAAAGACATTACCGAGCGCATCAAAGCAGAAGATGAAATCCGCCGCCGTGCGGCGCATTTTGAAGCCCTCCACAGAATTGATGTAGCCATTTCTGGCAGCATGGATATTGATGTCACACTTAACATTCTAATTGAGCAAGTTGTTCGCCAGTTGGATGTAAATGCGGCTATGGTATCTATCTTCAACCCGCTTAGTCTTAGACTTGAAGCGGGTGTCAATACCGGATTCATAAATCCAAATCGCTATATCTCCAACCAAAGCCCTTTTGCCAAGAAAATCATTGCTGAGCGAATGATTATTTCCATTCCAAAGCTAATCGATTCGGCGGAAAACGAAGTGCTCTCCCATTTATTACATCAGGAACTTTTTGTCAGTTATTTTGGCATTCCGCTGATTGCCAAGGGAGAAATGCAAGGGGTTCTGGAATTATTTACGCGCAAACAAATCGCTGCGGACACAAGTTGGCTTGACCTGCTTCGCGCCATGGCAACACAAGCCGCTATCGCGATCAACAATGCCAGCCTGTTTGTCAACCTGGAGCGCTCAAATTTCGAATTAGCCCACGCGTACGACATCACGCTCGAGGGCTGGGCGCGCGCGCTTGAGCTGCGCGATCAGGACACAATTGGGCACACCCGCCGTGTAACGGCCCTTACGGAACAATTAGCCCGCAAAATAGGATACTCATCCCAATTACTAACTCATCTACGGCGCGGCGCGCTGCTACATGATATTGGCAAAATGGGCATCCCTGACCGCATATTGCATAAACCCGGCAAGCTCACCGAAGAAGAATGGGAGATCATGCGGCAGCATCCGGTGCTGGCCCATGAAATGCTCTCCCCGATACGCTTTCTGCACCCTGCTCTGGATATTCCGTATTGCCACCATGAAAAATGGGATGGCTCGGGATATCCCCGCGGGCTGAGCGGCGAAGAGATTCCTTTGGCGGCGCGTATCTTCGCCATAATCGACGTTTGGGACGCACTGACTTCGGATCGCCCCTACCGCGCAGCCTGGTCGCGCGAAAAAACCAAAACGCATATTCGTTCACAAAGTGGCCACCATTTCGATCCTCAGGTGGTCAGCGCCTTTTTTAAGCTTGACATACTTTTCTCTGAAGATTTATCGGATTAAAGAAATAGAGTTGCTCGCAATAACTACTCCCCCACCAGAAGCGGGGAAAAGTCGCAAAAAAGTGTGTACATAGGGCTTCTACGCCCTATGTACACACTTTTTTGCGAAAACTAGATTTCCCCCAGAATTGACTCGCAACAAAATTCTATGATATACTCTCCCTACCGACCGGTCGGTAGGGAGAGTGCTATGTCCAAACAACTGATCCTCGAAGCTGCCGCGCAAATCTTCAGCCAGAAGGGCTATCACGCTACTTCGATGCAAGATATCGCCAGCGCGGTTGATCTCAAAAAAGCCAGTCTGTATCATCATATTTCCAGCAAGCAAGAAATTCTGTTGGCGCTGCTTAACCAGGCGCTCGATCTTGTTATTGCACAAGTCAATGAAGCGTTGAGCGTAGAAGCCCCCTACCCCGAAAAATTACGCCGCGCTATGCGCACGTATCTCGAAACCCTGGTTGCAAACCGCGAGCTTTCTGCGGTGCTGCTCTTCGAGTATCGTTCGCTGGAAGGCCAACGCTTTAGCCAGCACACGATCCGGCGTGATCGCTTTGAGCGTTTGTGGCGCGATCAAATTCAATCTGGTGTCGATGCCGGCATCTTTCGATGCCAAGCGCCCGCCCAGGCTGCTCGCGCCCTCTTGGGTATGATGAATTGGACCATCACCTGGTATCGCCCCGAAGGCCCCTCCTCCCCACAAGAAATCGCCGACCAATACGCCGGGATGCTCATCAATGGTTTGCTCACGCGCGAGGTCGTGGCATGAGCTATTCAAGCTATGTAACCGTGCGTCAACGTGCCCAAAGCCATGCTGTGCGTTTTTTCGAGAGCAGCCGCGGGGCGCGCATTGGACAAATCCCGCTGGAAGCCTTCCCTGATTTTTGGGTTTATGCCTATCTGGTTTTTGTGGATGAATGGCGCATTTTGATCGATACTGGTTCCGGATTTGGGGAGAATAACCGTCACCTGGAAGATGGGTTGGCTGCCGCAGCCGAGGCCTGGCAGCAGCCCCTGGGCTTTGATTCGCTCACCCACATCCTGATTACGCACGGCCATATCGACCACTTTGGCGGGCTGTCGTTTGTGCGCGAAAAAAGCGCCGCCCCTATCGGCATTCACGAACTCGACCGGCATAACCTGACTCATACCGAAGAACGACTGGCCGAAGTTGCCCGCCGCATGGCGTGTTTTCTCGCCGACGCGGGTGTTCCTGAAGATAAAGCCGGGCAATTGGTCGAAATCTATAAGCTCACCAAGCTCGATTACCAGCCCGGCCGCGTCGATTTTACCTACGAGGCCGCTGGCATGAAACTTGGCCCCTTTGAAATGTTGCATGTCCCAGGACATAGCGCCGGGCATGTTGTCATTCGTCTGGATGATGTGCTCTTTTGCGGCGATCATGTCCTCGCCGAGATCAGCCCTCATCAGGCGCCCGAGGGACTAACGCTCAACACCGGGCTGAGTCACTACCTTCAATCCCTGCAATCCCTACTGGGCTGGGCGACGAATATCCGCCTGACACTGGGCGGCCATAACGAACCCATCCACGATTTAGCGGGACGCATTGCCGAAATTCAGGAAATCCACCGGAAAAGGCTCAACGAAATTCTGGCTCTGCTCACCGATCCGCACACGATTGCAGAAATATCCCACCAATTATTTGGCGAGGTGCATGGCTATAACGTGCTATTGGCCCTGGAGGAGGCTGGCGCACACGTGGAATATTTGCACCAACGCGGCTTGCTGCGAATCGCAAACCTGAATGAATTCACGAATGGCGGCGGGCATACACCCATCCGCTATCAGACATTATTGGATTAGACCTACCCCAAGGAGGTACCTATGTATTCTTTCAAGCCTTCGGAAGAACAACAAATGCTGATCGATGCCCTCAAGCGCTATGCAATGGACGATTTGCGCGCCGCGGCGCGTGACGCCGAAGAAGAAGGCCATTTACCTGTCGATCTGGTCGAAAAAGGCTGGGAGCTGGGCTATTTGCAAGCCTCTATCCCCGAAGACTACGATGGCTTTGGCGAACGCTCGGCGGTTACGGGCGCGTTGGCCGTTGAAGAACTGGCGTATGGCGATCTGGCTGGCGCGCTGGCGGTTATGACCCCGGGGCTGTTTGCCACGCCAATTTTACTGGCCGGAAGCGAAGCACAGAAAAAGGCCTATATTCCTCCGGTCATCGAAATGGAATGGAAGCCCTTCACTGCCGCGCTAATGGAGCAAAAATTTGACTTTGACCCCAATGATCTGGCTACCACTGCCGCCATTGATGGCGATAGCGTAGTGATCAATGGCGAAAAGTCGTATGTACCCTACGCAGACGGCGCTGAAGCGATGCTGGTGTATGCTAATCTGGCTGGGACTACGCAAGGCTTCATCGTCCCCGCAGGCACTGAAGGCGTGGTCGTTGGCGAGCGCCAAAAGTTGCTCGGCCTGAACGCGTTGCCTTTTTATACCGTGCGCTTCGCGAATGTGAGTGTGCCGCTCGAAAATCGCCTGGGCGGATCAGGCGGGCACGATTTCGCGCCGATATTGGCCGCTTCAAATGTTGCCCTCGCCGCGATGGCAATTGGCGTCTCGAATGCCGCCCTCGACTATGCCGTGGAATATGCCAAAGACCGCGATGTATTTGGTATGAAAGTGGCCCAAAAGCAGGCGATTGCCTTCATGATCGCTGAAATGGGCACCGCGATTGAGGCTATTCGCCTGTTGGTGTGGGAAGCGGCCTGGATGATTGATGGCGGCAATCCTGAAGCTAACAAACAAGCCTATCTGGCGCTTTCTGGCGCGATGGATACGGCCATGATGGTGACAGACCGGGCTGTGCAAATTTTGGGCGGCCACGGCTATATCCGCGAGCATCCGGTTGAAATGTGGATGCGCAGCGGGCGCGGTTTTGCAACCTTCAACGGGTTAGCGATTGTGTAGGAGGAAACAAATAATGATTGATTTTGAAACCCCAAAACCCATAGAGCAACTTAACACCGTTGTTGAAACGGTTGCCGTGAATATGATGCGCACGGTTTCGCGTGAGATGGATGAGAATGAACACGCGATTCCCTGGGATTTTATCAATTTTATGCACACGGCGGTGAAATCGATGGGCGGCACTTCCATGGCACCCGATTCGGAGAAAAAGGATGCCGAACCCAAAGAGAAGCGCCCCCCCATCGGCTATCAGCGCCTGGGACATATGGTCGAAATGCTGGCCTGGGGCGACGCCGGGATGTATCTCTGCATCCCTGGCGGGATGCTCGGATCTGCAGCCATAGCGGCTGCTGGAACCCCCGAGCAGAAAAAACGTTTCCTGAGCCGCTTCATGGGCAATAAGCCCGTTTTCGATGGCATGGCGATGACCGAGCCGCAAGCTGGCTCAGATACATCAGCGATCCGGGCGACTGCCGTACTCGACAAGGATACGAACGAGTGGATTCTCAACGGCGAGAAAATTTTTGTCACTGCCGGGCAAAAAGCGCTGGTTGAATCGGATGGCTTTGTCGTCGTGTGGGCCACGATTGATCCTGAAGCCGGGCGCGGTGGAATGCGCTCATTTGTGGTTGAAGCAGGGACTCCCGGCTGCAAGGTGACCAAGCAAGAGCACAAATTGGGCATCCGTGCCAGCGATACCGTTTCGATTGTATTTCAAGATTGCCGCATCCCCTTTGAAAACATCCTTGGCAGCCCCACGGTTGAGAAGACCACCAAGGGTTTCAAAGGCGCTATGGCAACCTTCGATGCAACCCGCCCGATCATCGCTGCTCAAGCTGTGGGCATCGCTCGCGCCACCCTGGAATTACTTAAGGAAATCCTCGCCGAAAATGGCGTTGAGATTCGTTACGGACTGCCACGGCAGAAATTAACCAGCGTTGAGCGCGATGTCATCGAAATGGAAGTTATGTTGCGTTCGGCCTGGTTGCTCACACTGGAGGCGCTGTGGATGGCAGATAATAAGCTGCACAATCCAAAAGAAGCCTCGATGGCAAAAGTTTATGCCGGCGATATCGTTGTTAAAATCACCCAAAAAGCCGTAGAAATTCTCGGTCCGCTGGGATACAGCCGCGAACTACTGCTCGAAAAGTGGTTCCGTGATGCCAAGATCACCGACCTGTACGAAGGCACCGGCCAGATCAATCGTCTGGTGGTGGCGCGTAATATGCTCGGTTATCGCGGCAGTCAATTGAGATAATAGCATTACCGAATTGGTCCCTAAATCGCTTCCTGTAAGAGTCCTGAATTGCGGTAAAATTTGCCATGATTAAAAACCAACCCAATTATCACCAAGGTTTCAATAAATCCAGGAGGTCTTTATCATGACGGAGAAACGCCGCGTAGGAATTCTAACAGGTGGAGGCGATGTGCCTGGCCTGAATGTCGCCATCAAGGCTGTGGTAAAACGCGCCCAGGAACACGAGCACGATGTCGAAATTATCGGTTTGCGGCGGGGCTGGGGTTCTGTGGTTAACATCAACCCCGATGACCCCGCAACAATTGCTGAACTCATCGAACCGCTCGACGAAGGGCGTGTGCGCACCATAGACCGTACCGGCGGAACATTCTTGCACACATCCCGCACCAACCCATCCAACATGAAGCCGGAAGACATTCCCGACTTCGTGGCCGCAGAAGACCGTGTAGAAAAAGAAGACGGCCGCATTGACATCACCCGATACGTACTCAAAGTTCTCGACTTTCTCAACCTGGATGCTCTCATCCCCATCGGCGGAGACGATACCCTCAGTTACGCCGCCCGCATGCACGAAGAAGGCTTTCAAGTCGTCGCCATCCCGAAGACGATGGATAATGATGTCTTCGGGACCGATTACTGTATCGGATTTTCTACCGCAGTAACTCGTTCGGTAGAAAACATTACCGCCGTGCGCACCGTTTGCGGCTCGCATGAGCGCGTCGGCGTGGTGGAATTGTTTGGCCGCAACTCTGGCGAGACATCACTTTTTGCAGCTTATCTAGGCGATGTAGATCGCGCTGTCATCTCCGAAGTGCCTTTTGACCTTGATGTACTGATTGATTTTCTCAAATCTGACCGCAAACGCAACCCATCGCATTATGCCATCATGACCATCTCTGAAGGGGCTTTTCCCATCGGCGGTGAGATCGTACAATCCGGCGAAGCGGATGCCTACGGGCATCAAAAACTGGGTGGTATTGGTCAGATGGTTGCTGAGGAAATCAAGAATCGTGCTGGTATGCATACGGTCTATCAACAATTGGCCTATCTAATGCGCTCCGGTTCCCCCGATTCGCTCGATCGCATGGTTGCTGTTTCATTTGGCAATTTGGCGTTCGACCAGGTCGTACTGGGACATACGGGCCGCATGGTGGCGCTGCAGCAAGGCAATTACACTACTGTGCCGCTACCGATGGTCATTTCGGCCAAGAAGACGGTTGATGTCGCCGCACTTTACGACGCCAAGAATTACAAGCCCAGAGTCAAAGATATGCTGGGCAAACCCATGTTCATGTACTAAGAGTGTTAGACCTCCGAGGTCTTCAAGACCTCGGAGGTTTGCGGATGAATTTAATGATACCGAAATATCGAATTGGCATCGCTGTTATTCTGCTGGCTGCGCTCATCTCTGGGTGTAGCCTGGCAGATGCTATGCAGGCGATTCCCTGGCTGAATCCGACGATTACGTCTACGCCAACGGCATCCCTCACACCCACGTCTACCCGCACACTGGTGACGTTCAACCGGTGGACCAATACGCCAGAATCGAATATTACGGTATTACCCGAAGCGATTGACGATCGCGCTACCTGGACCCCCATCCCGACCAATACGTTGCGTCCTTCATGGACACCTGAGCCAACCGAGACTTTACGCCCCACCCGGACAACGACATACACGATGACGCCTTCGATTACGCCATCTCCGACGGACACCCCCGAAGTCGTCCGCTTCATCAACGAAACATTCTCCAGCCCCAATGCAATGTGGTATCAAGCATATGGTTCAAACTGGCGAACTTACTTCCATGCTACCAAAGATGTATTTGCGATGAAGGTCATTGAACCCAATGTGGAAATCACGGTCTCACACTCGATCTTGATCTTGAACGAAGTGCGTATCGAGGCTGATATTTCTACCAACCGGGGCAGCGGGTATTACGGCTTCAATTGTCGCGAATCGGAGACCAATTACTACACATTGTTCATTACGACCGACGGGTATTACGGGTTAGGGCAAACGCTCAACGGGAAAGTTGAATTCATCTATTATGCGGCTTCCCCGGCTATAGATCCGACCCCTGGCGTGTACAACCACGTCCGGGCGGAATGCCGCGGGAATACGCTCACGCTCTGGGCAAATGGCGTTCTTCTGGTGCAAAAAGAAATCGAGTCGCTTGCGGCTGGTTACACGGGTATGATGACAGGCACACGCTGGGATGACGATAATGTTGTCGCGCACTTCGACAACTTACAGGTTTGGGGAC
This region includes:
- a CDS encoding tyrosine-type recombinase/integrase; the encoded protein is MNNIIQVALAYLDSVKLSRSENTARTYTNALNVFMQILEEKKLPPAETPIEKLSEEAIVWLATALKDTAPATERLYLTATTGFYEYLAAEKLSDINLPRLRLLIKQRARRPGQRLPQFPRENIEKVILYAINMVNLPFEGEREQLRHLRDRAFLLTLADTGLRVHEACGMRRGDVDWSEARAIIIGKGDKEAVVRFSSRAVAALKVYLNTRVQLDGASGRPLTSLPLFARHDKRAGSKVLPMTTTTGRNIVKQRVQEALGEQAAGTITPHSFRHYFVTTVLRGSGGNLKLAQELARHSNVQTTSRYAHLANDELDRGYFEIFE
- a CDS encoding PAS domain S-box protein, which codes for MRSHIANTLTTIVDRNYIYTNCNTAYCQAVNRTTSEIIGHSVAEIWGAKQFATMIKHRFEECFSGQEVHDFVWLNIPSQGWRYSHVHYLPYLDATGAITHAIVITLDITAQTRTESEIQLLAKFPNENPNPVMRIASEGAIIYANSASHELLDYWGCKLDELLPLDLRKLVIECREAGQSRNLNLDINGRFFTFTLLPVVDAGHVNIYGRDISAQIQAERRYHVLFDNAPNAIVVADRAGIIQQVNQRVEALFGHTRSELLGEHIDILIPENLRERHHLHHDKFYIAPNERKDDLGIELTALHKSGEIIPVEISLSALDTPEGQLATVIIRDIRARKQAESEIVRLSQVVEETADAVVITDRDGVIQYVNPAFELMSGYSSAESVGNTPRIVKSDKQGAAFFEILWGTILQGDAFRATIINQKKNGELFYVDQAINPICDEKGIITHFVSTAKDITERIKAEDEIRRRAAHFEALHRIDVAISGSMDIDVTLNILIEQVVRQLDVNAAMVSIFNPLSLRLEAGVNTGFINPNRYISNQSPFAKKIIAERMIISIPKLIDSAENEVLSHLLHQELFVSYFGIPLIAKGEMQGVLELFTRKQIAADTSWLDLLRAMATQAAIAINNASLFVNLERSNFELAHAYDITLEGWARALELRDQDTIGHTRRVTALTEQLARKIGYSSQLLTHLRRGALLHDIGKMGIPDRILHKPGKLTEEEWEIMRQHPVLAHEMLSPIRFLHPALDIPYCHHEKWDGSGYPRGLSGEEIPLAARIFAIIDVWDALTSDRPYRAAWSREKTKTHIRSQSGHHFDPQVVSAFFKLDILFSEDLSD
- a CDS encoding TetR/AcrR family transcriptional regulator, encoding MSKQLILEAAAQIFSQKGYHATSMQDIASAVDLKKASLYHHISSKQEILLALLNQALDLVIAQVNEALSVEAPYPEKLRRAMRTYLETLVANRELSAVLLFEYRSLEGQRFSQHTIRRDRFERLWRDQIQSGVDAGIFRCQAPAQAARALLGMMNWTITWYRPEGPSSPQEIADQYAGMLINGLLTREVVA
- a CDS encoding MBL fold metallo-hydrolase produces the protein MSYSSYVTVRQRAQSHAVRFFESSRGARIGQIPLEAFPDFWVYAYLVFVDEWRILIDTGSGFGENNRHLEDGLAAAAEAWQQPLGFDSLTHILITHGHIDHFGGLSFVREKSAAPIGIHELDRHNLTHTEERLAEVARRMACFLADAGVPEDKAGQLVEIYKLTKLDYQPGRVDFTYEAAGMKLGPFEMLHVPGHSAGHVVIRLDDVLFCGDHVLAEISPHQAPEGLTLNTGLSHYLQSLQSLLGWATNIRLTLGGHNEPIHDLAGRIAEIQEIHRKRLNEILALLTDPHTIAEISHQLFGEVHGYNVLLALEEAGAHVEYLHQRGLLRIANLNEFTNGGGHTPIRYQTLLD
- a CDS encoding acyl-CoA dehydrogenase; amino-acid sequence: MYSFKPSEEQQMLIDALKRYAMDDLRAAARDAEEEGHLPVDLVEKGWELGYLQASIPEDYDGFGERSAVTGALAVEELAYGDLAGALAVMTPGLFATPILLAGSEAQKKAYIPPVIEMEWKPFTAALMEQKFDFDPNDLATTAAIDGDSVVINGEKSYVPYADGAEAMLVYANLAGTTQGFIVPAGTEGVVVGERQKLLGLNALPFYTVRFANVSVPLENRLGGSGGHDFAPILAASNVALAAMAIGVSNAALDYAVEYAKDRDVFGMKVAQKQAIAFMIAEMGTAIEAIRLLVWEAAWMIDGGNPEANKQAYLALSGAMDTAMMVTDRAVQILGGHGYIREHPVEMWMRSGRGFATFNGLAIV
- a CDS encoding acyl-CoA dehydrogenase, giving the protein MIDFETPKPIEQLNTVVETVAVNMMRTVSREMDENEHAIPWDFINFMHTAVKSMGGTSMAPDSEKKDAEPKEKRPPIGYQRLGHMVEMLAWGDAGMYLCIPGGMLGSAAIAAAGTPEQKKRFLSRFMGNKPVFDGMAMTEPQAGSDTSAIRATAVLDKDTNEWILNGEKIFVTAGQKALVESDGFVVVWATIDPEAGRGGMRSFVVEAGTPGCKVTKQEHKLGIRASDTVSIVFQDCRIPFENILGSPTVEKTTKGFKGAMATFDATRPIIAAQAVGIARATLELLKEILAENGVEIRYGLPRQKLTSVERDVIEMEVMLRSAWLLTLEALWMADNKLHNPKEASMAKVYAGDIVVKITQKAVEILGPLGYSRELLLEKWFRDAKITDLYEGTGQINRLVVARNMLGYRGSQLR
- a CDS encoding phosphofructokinase, translated to MTEKRRVGILTGGGDVPGLNVAIKAVVKRAQEHEHDVEIIGLRRGWGSVVNINPDDPATIAELIEPLDEGRVRTIDRTGGTFLHTSRTNPSNMKPEDIPDFVAAEDRVEKEDGRIDITRYVLKVLDFLNLDALIPIGGDDTLSYAARMHEEGFQVVAIPKTMDNDVFGTDYCIGFSTAVTRSVENITAVRTVCGSHERVGVVELFGRNSGETSLFAAYLGDVDRAVISEVPFDLDVLIDFLKSDRKRNPSHYAIMTISEGAFPIGGEIVQSGEADAYGHQKLGGIGQMVAEEIKNRAGMHTVYQQLAYLMRSGSPDSLDRMVAVSFGNLAFDQVVLGHTGRMVALQQGNYTTVPLPMVISAKKTVDVAALYDAKNYKPRVKDMLGKPMFMY